The Actinomycetota bacterium DNA window TAAAGCGGAAAGCGAGCCGGAGATGGGCCGGGACTTGTACCCGGCCCTTATATATGCATATATGCATATACGCTCTGCCGATTTTCTTCTCACGGGCGAGAGATCCGAGGACATTTTTGGAGATGCACGGCTTTGCATTTCGAAGGCCTCGTTAACCTGAGGGTCAGGGGGAAAATATCGCATGGAAGATGTGATGAGGAGCCATGATGGACCGGTCATGACGGGGAAGAGGCCGAGAGGCGAGGTTTCGCGCCGGCCTGCCGGGCCCACTGAGTCGGAGGCGATATCCTGTCGCGGGATGCTGATGGCAGGTAATGGAATAACGGACGGGGTGCCGGAAAGCGGGGTGTATGTTCTCGTGGCCAGGCTGTCGCGAGCGATGACGATCCGCGTCGGATCCCTCGGGGAAAAGAGTTTAAGGAAGGGCCGTTATGCTTACGTCGGCAGGGCGAAAAAAGGATTACGGGCGCGCCTCGCCCGGCATGTCAGGAAAGAGGGTAAGCGGCTCCGCTGGCATATCGACCACCTCCTGGAGGCCGCGGTACTGGAGGAGATATGGATCCTTCCCCTCGAGACGGGCGAGTGCGAGACCGCCTCCGGGATGGCGGCGAGGGGCGGCGACAGGGATGGTCTGCGGGGCTTCGGCTCCGGAGACTGCCGCTGCCCCGGCCACCTGCTATACTTGGGCTGGAAACGCCCCGTGCCTCCCGCGGATGTCCTTTTGTCGGTCAGGGTTCCTGGCGGCGGCGTCAGACCTCGGGAAATTGGCGGGTGAGGGGGATAGAGGGGCAGGACGCGAGACGTCGCGGGCCATGTCACGGGGACCGTTACCTGGATATGTCGCCGGCCGACTTCACCTGCAGAGGCCGGACGACGTCCCCCATCGCGATGTCGCCTTGAGGGCGATAAGAGACACGTCTACAGCCCATATCTTTCCTCCCCGTGGAGAGATATTCCCGGCGATTCGGGAATACTGCCCGCCCGGTATCA harbors:
- a CDS encoding GIY-YIG nuclease family protein produces the protein MEDVMRSHDGPVMTGKRPRGEVSRRPAGPTESEAISCRGMLMAGNGITDGVPESGVYVLVARLSRAMTIRVGSLGEKSLRKGRYAYVGRAKKGLRARLARHVRKEGKRLRWHIDHLLEAAVLEEIWILPLETGECETASGMAARGGDRDGLRGFGSGDCRCPGHLLYLGWKRPVPPADVLLSVRVPGGGVRPREIGG